Within Butyrivibrio fibrisolvens, the genomic segment TATAAAGAGGTATTCATCATGAAATATAATTCATTTGTAGTATTCGGACTTGGTAAATTCGGGCAGGCAATAGCTGACAAGCTTCTTGAAAGCGGCGCTGATGTTATGGTTGTAGACAATGACGAGGACATCATCGAGCAGTACTCAGCCAAGGCAACTTCTGCTATAGAAGCTGACCTTACAGATCCTACAGCTATCAAAGCTCTTGGTATATCCAATATAGACTGTGCTATCGTATCAATGGGTATGAGCCTTGAAGCCAGCATCATCTGCACCATGGTATCTAAAGAGTGCGGAGTAAAGTGGGTAGTAGCCAAGGCAGGAAGTGAGCGAATGGGCACAGTACTAAAAAAAGTCGGTGCCGACGAGATCATCTATCCAGAAGAAGAAAGCGGCATAAGAACTGCAAAAAGACTCATTGCAAGTAACTTCCTTGAATACTTCGACATAAGCAATGAACTGTGTCTTGTAGAGATGGCCCCAAAGGATAAGTGGGTTGGCAAGACTTTAAAAGAACTAAACTTAAGAAAAAAATACGGAGTCAACGTAATCGCCATAAAGGACGGCATAGTCAAAGAATCCATAGATCCTGATGAGCCGCTCAAGGCTGAAAACCCGCTGATCATGATCCTTCATAAGAACAATCTCCCTAAACTTGATAAAGGAATAATGCTTTAAAAAGCCACCAGTGTACCGGCTCATTCATATTCGATTGGAGATAATCTTGAATTGAATTGAATTGAATTAACTTATGAACTAAAACTTCCCACTTGGACGGACCGGCATCCCCAAGTGGGAAGTTTTAGTTACTTTGATCATGCCATACGGATCATGAATTCATATTCGATTGAGAATAATCTAGAATTGAATCAACTTATGAACCTTACGTCATCATATAGATACATCAACAGAGCCGGATGAACCTCCGGAATCCACAAACACAGCTGCTACAGACGGCGCTCCTCCAGGGTCCGGACCAGCTCCTTCTATAGCGCTCATACCTGCTCCTCCCATCGTCATCGGCATCTTAAAGCCTGTGCCACTTCCCATAGAATGCGTGATTCCTGCTGCCTTCTTATCTTCCATATGCTTGAACATTCCCTTTAGATAATCCATATTGGCCTTGGCTATAGCCTTATTTTCAGATGCTCTGTGCTTTTTCTTTAGTTCTTCAAGATCTTCCTTACTCATATTTGGATTAGCTATCTCCATCTCTTCAAGCATCGCCATAGTTTCTTCAAGCATCTCAAGCTCTTCTTCACCAAACTCAGATATCATCTCATTGATAGAAGCAAAAGCTTCATCAGATGCTTCCATCCCGCTTTCTCTGACGCTATCTACAACTTCAGCTATCATATCCTGCCTTGCTTCAAATATAGCATCTTCCTGCTTTTCTACTTCAAGTTCTGCAGCTTCTGTCATCATAGATTTAAGATCCTGAGTCTGATCCTCTTCTTTATCCATATTCTCTTTGCGCTTCTGAGAATGTTCTACGAATTCTTCAAGTTCTAAATGATGCTTTTTCTTCCTGGCAGCCATCTCCATTCTCTTAGCATGAGTAAGTGCCAGCTGCAGCTCTTCCGGGTCTCCTTCGCCTCTTCCTATCATACGCTTAACTTCAAGGACTTTTCTCTTAGCACTTAGTACCGCCTGACCTGCGCTCTGAGAATTCTTTGCCCTAAGTATCTTATTAGCAACGTCTTTATAGTTATACTTTTTTATTACAAGCTCTTCTTCATCCTCTTCTTCATCAGGTGCTCCGGACATTTTGAGGAAATCATCCACGTAGTTCGAAGGCTTAGGATCCAGTATTCCAGTCTTTTGAAACTGCTCTCTTTGCATCTGCTTCATCTGATCCATATACTCTTTTTGTCTTTGCTCCTTTTGCATCTGACGAAGACTGTCTCTTATCTGTTTGAGCTGATCTTGTTTACGCTTTTTGGCATCATCATTTATTCCATCAGCTACTTTGTTAAAAGAATCATCCCCTAATGATTTTGCATTTGAAGACGCAAAAAGACCGGAAGCATATGAGGACACACTTCGTCCGCCATTACTTCCGGTTTTTAACATATTATTGCTATAAAAAGGCGAATACGCCTCAATCCTAAAACCACCTGCCATAATATCTACCTCCATGTAGAAAAACCTTAAATCCATTTTAAAGGCTGACTTTAGAGTCAAGTCATCAGCAGGGCATACCTATACTTATCTCTTCATATATATCGGATAATATATGTTATTTCTTAACACTAGTTACTGACAAAATGCTTAAATCTCATCGTGCCAGTACACTAACTTTCACCTAATCGGTGGCTTATCCCAATTACGAAACAGTAAGTCAGTATTCCTGAATCCTATTTATCAGATCCATATAATCGCTGCAGTATTTCTCATATACACCTTCAACAGCTTTTTTAAATCTTTCTTTCTCTTCATCAGAAAGATATATTATATGGCAGCCTCCATCCATGACACGTTCAAGTGATACTTCTTCTCTTTCCTTCCAGAGCTGCCTTTCGTACATGGCTGATTCTCTGGCACAGGATACTATGATATCTTTTTCTTCATCAGTTAATTTATCATATGTAGTCTGCGATATGAGCTGCAGTTCAGGAATTCTGGTATGTTCATCGACTATATAATATGAAGCGACCTTGTAATGCTCCATAGACTCATAACTTGATAAGTTGTTCTCAGCGATATCTACGCGGCCTGTCTGCAAGGCAGAATAGACCTCATCGAACATAGTAGGATAAGGTATCGCTCCAATACTCTTTATAATATCATCCATGATATCCGAATCCTGAATACGTACCACTTTGCCGCTCATATCTTCAAGACAGTTTATAGGCTCATCTGAATAGAAATTCCTGACACCTGCATCATACCAGGATAGTGCTACCATGCCTGTTCCATCAAATGAGTCCATTATCTCCTGCCCTATATCTCCGTCCAGAACCTTCCACATATGATCCGCATCCTTGTATAAATATGGCATGACAAGGACATTGGCTTCATCATTGTACTCGGTAAGGCCTGACATAGATGCTCGTATGAAGTCCAGTCCGCCTCTTGTCAGCTCTCTTACAAGATCAGGTTCATCTCCAAGCTCCGAATCCGTATATACTCTTATCTGGATCCTGCCCTTAGACCTCTCATGGACAAGATATGCAAATCTGAACGCCCCAAGTGATGTAGGATAATCCTTGGCCTGATTCTCTGCATAAGAAAAAACGTACTTGGGATTAACATCCTTATATTCTTCACATATAGTCCTGTACTGAGGTAGAACATCATCTCCTGTATCTGTCTTTCCACATCCCATGATCAGTCCTGAAACAAATCCCAGGATCAGCACTATACATACAAATATTCTTATTTTATTGTATGAAAAAAGATCTTTTGCCATACAGCATCTCCTTAGAAAAGCACCCTCTGCTTTCTTCCTTGGATATAATTATACAATTCTTTTCTTTGACCCTTTAAGATCCTGTCTGTAAGAATATATGCATGCTGACCATCCGGAACAGGAATCAGTACAAAGGGTCTGTTTATAGTTGCCTTATAGTCCTTCCATTTTATCATCTGACTATGACTATTAACACTTATATGCATACCGGCATCATCAAAATAAAGCAGTGTCTCATCTTTGATGCTCTCTGCCTGAGCAGACGACCTTATGTATATAGTTGCAGGCTGTATCACAGGAAAAAGGCAAAGCCCAAATACCATGATCCCTTTAAAGAACAAATGAGCATCACTCCATCTGGCAACTATAAGCACCGCCATGGCAACTGTAAATATGATATTTACAAGTGCAGTCCACTGACTGTATATATTACTCATATTGAATATAAAATAATCACCCTTGGTATTCCTGAACTTATATTCAAATTTCATATTCTCTTTTCTCCGCATTTTAATAATTTGCTGTTTTATTATAAAAACGTTTTATTTTAAAAATATTTGTTTGATCAAAATGTTTTTTAATGCATAGGCCTATTAAAATAGACTCCCAGCCTGTGGCAGCCGGGAGTCATGATCATAAAAGTTCCAAATCAATCTCTATTAGTATCCAAGCAGGTTAGGTATTACAAGACTGATGGCAGGAACAAATGTAATGAGGATAAGTGCAATGATCATCATCACATAGAATGGTAACTGAGCCTTGACTACCTTCTCCATCGGCTCTTCAGCTATAGCTGAACCGATGAACAATACTGCTCCTACAGGTGGAGTCAGAAGTCCGATACCACAGTTAAGTACCAGCATGATTCCGTACTGGATAGGATCAATGCCGATTGATGTAGCGATCGGTAGAAGGATTGGTGTTGATATCAGGATGATAGGTGCCATATCCATGATCATACCAAGTACCAGAAGTATCACATTAAGAAGGAGGGCGATCACATAAGGATTGCTGGATACTCCTGTTATAGCCTTGGCTGCAATTTCCGGAACATGAAGAGTTGTAAGGCAGTAACCGAATACATTGGATGTTGCTATTAGTATTAAAACTATAGAAAGAGTATCAATACAAGAATCAATTACTTTCCATACACCTTTCCATGTAATTCCCTTATAAACATAAATACTTACAAGAAGTGAGTAGATAACTGCAATAGCCGCAGACTCTGTAGCTGTAAATACGCCGGCTACAACTCCCACTACTACTATCAGTATAGCTGACAGTGCCCAGATAGAAGTCCTGAACTCTCTTCCTAGTCTCTTAAGGCTGAACTTCTCTCCCTTGGGATAATGTCTTTTTTTAGAAATGATATATGATCCAACCATAAGACATACTGCAAGAAGTGCTCCCGGAAGATAACCTGCAAGGAAGAGTGATCCAACTGATAATCCGCCTGCGGTAGTTGCATAGATTACCATGTTGTGAGATGGCGGAACCAGCATACCTTCTACTGAAGATGAGATAGTAACTGCTGTTGAGAAGTCCTTGTCATAACCTCTGTCTACCATCATAGGTATCTCAAGTGATCCAAGAGATGCAGTATCAGCTGCTGCAGAACCGGATATTCCTCCAAAGAAATAGGATGCTACAATGTTGACCATTGCAAGTCCACCTGTCATCCAGCCTACACAGGCGTCTGCCAGATTCAGAAGTTTTTCAGAGATACCACCCGATCCCATCAAAACGCCCATCGTGATAAAGAACGGTACAGCCATGAGGGAGAAAGAGCTGATACCCTTGATCATCTGCTGTGACAATGTTGCAAGCGGAAGACCCTGATATGCAAGGCATAAAAGAGATGATATCGCAACCGAATATGCAATCGGGAATCTCAAAAATACCATTACAAGGAAGCTGATAAGAAGGAGTGCGATAGCTGTAGTATTAATAGTCATGCCTTAACCTCCTTTGTAAAAAATCTCTCAATATCAAGAACGATCCTCTCTATTTCAAAAAATATCATGGCAATTCCTGCAAGAGGAACAGGAAAATACATCCAGAATTTAGAAAGCCAGGGCATACTGATGTAAGTTCCCTTAGCGCCGATCGACAGAGCATACTCCCAGCCAATGACCAGCATGATGATAGCAAGTATCAGCACTGCAACATCAGCCACAAGATCAAGAGCTACGATCATATTCTTGGGAAGATATCTGTCAAAAGAAGTCATTCTGATATGTGCATTTCTCTTTATCGCAAGTGCAGCTGATAATACTGCCATGTAAGCCATAAGTGTGAGAATAAGTTCCTCACCCCAGTTTGGAGCGGGAATAGCTGTAATATAACGAGCAAGAACGATCCAGCTCGTGATCAAGATATCCGCAACCAGGAGTATCTTACAGATATTAAGAAATATCTTGTATACCAGCTGGTAGATGGGTTCTATTTTTCGAAGTCTATTAAAAATTTCAGGCATATGATAACCCCCAATCGTAATACATAAAAATCTTTTTTATCAGGCCAGGTCAACTATTATGATCCATCAACCCCAATATTCAGGCCCCGGAATTTATTTCATGACATTTATATAAGTATTGCCATACAAGTGCCATAAATCATCCGAGGCCTGAAACTTTTTTAAAAAATATTATTTTGCCATATCAAGGATCTGCTGATAGATATCTGCAAGATCTCCTGTTGCATACTGTTCTACGATTGGCTTACAAGCTTCCTGCCAAGGAGTCTTATCTTCAACTTCAATGATGGTACGTCCATCTGCTTTGAGCTGCTCGAGAACTTCATTCTCTTTCTGCTCAGATACTTCTCTGCAATAATCTGATGCGATCTTACCTGCATCAAGGATTACCTGCTGCTGATTCTCTGTGAGCTCGCCCCATGACTTCTCTGTGATTATAGTCATCATAGCGCCAAGTGTATGTCCGTCCATTGTAAGGTTTGGACCAACTTCATCAAAGGAATTGGACTTATAGTTAGCAGTTGGCTGCTCAGCTCCGTCAATTGTTCCATTCTGAAGTGACTGATATATCTCTGACATAGAAACAGGTGAAGGTGTTGCTCCAAGATTCTGAACCATTGCTGTCATAACAGGGTCATTGGATACACGGATCTTCATATCCTTCATATCTTCAGGAGATGAGATTGGCTTATCAGGTGCTGTGAAGAAATGACGGAAGCCCTCTTCACCATAGTACAGTCCCTTAACTCCAAGACCTATCTCGGATGACTGATTGAGGAAGTCCTGAGCAAGATCTGAATTAGCAAATGTCCAGAAATGATCTCTATCCTGGAAAGTGTAAGGAAGTGAAAGAAGTGTTGCCTTGTCACATCCGTATGAATTAAGTGCAAATGCTGAAATACGGCAGATATCGACTGTTCCTGTTCCGCCAAGCATACCATCAAGGATGTCTGCTTCTACACCCAGAACACCGCTGCCCTGAAGATCAATCGTAATAGAACCGCCAGACATGGCTTCTACTGCTTCTTTAAATTTGGTATCCATAGCTCCGCAGATAGTTCCTTCAATAGGATTAACCTCTGCCATAGTAAGAGTTACAGCAGGATCAGCAGCTGCTGCTTCATTAACCTCATACTCTGATTGCTCCTCAGATACATTAGTATCTTCTGTATTCTCTTTTACTTCCTGTGAAGTGCCCTGACTGCCTTCAGTCTGGGCAGGAGCATTGAGGCCGCAGCCTGACATCATGGCTACTGCTATAGATGCGCTCATAAGTGCACTGAAAAGTTTTTTTCTCATTTTGTACCCTCCCGTTATTATGTAGTTTGTTTTACAAGCACATTATATAAGCGGGAAATAAAGGTACAAAATAGCAATATTTTTACATCGGGTAGTAAATTTTGAACTTTAATTAATTATTATGTATAGTTTAGATAATATTCTTTTGATAAATATGTTGAATATGCACAATTTTGAAAGCTTTTTGATTTTAACTCTTTATAATTCATAAATAATCTGATGAAGTTATCTCACTGATCCGTAGTCCTATATTCACTCGGAAGAGCCTTCATGACTCTTTTAAATACCTTGGTAAAATAGTTAGAATCCTCATATCCGACCTTTTTACCTATTTCCTTGACGCTCATACCGGTTGTCTTTAAAAGCTCAACTGCCTTTTTGATCCTATAATCAGTCAAAAAGCTTATAAAACTCTCACCAAAGTGCTGTTTGAATAATCTGCAAAAATACACTTCCGAATAAGCAAACTTATCAGCCATAACCTGAACAGACAGCTCTTCTCCATAGTGATCTTCTATGTATCTTAAAATAGCATCTGCTGTACTTGCCTGTGATCTGGAGCCTTCTTCATAGCTTTCAATCTGTGAAGATGATTTTTTTAGTATACTGACTCTCATGGCTTCTTCGACAGACAATACCAGTTCCTTGTCATCGCAAGGTTTTAACAGATATTCAAGTGCATGAACAGAGATAGCCTTCTTGGCATAATCAAATTCATTAAAAGCAGTAAGGAATATTATGCTGCAATCACTCCCCATCTTCCTTATAGCCTCAGCAGCTTCAAGACCATTCATCCCGGGCATCTCGATATCCAGTATCAGAAGATCTGCTTCGAACTGCCTGAATTTATCAACTACTTCTCTTCCGTTTTCTGCAACTCTTATCTCGCACCTGTCCTTAAAATTGTCGATGAGTTTTTTTCTAAGGACCATTCTCTCTATCATTTCGTCATCTGCTATCAGTATCTTATACATATAGTCACCGTTGTTCCTTTGTTCATAGTACTTTCCACTATCACTTCGCTGTCATTATAGAGGCTGTTGATCCTCTTTTGAACATTGTACAGTCCTATTCCTGCATGTTCCTGGGTTACGGAGATTGATTTGGCATTTAATTCATCAACCTTGTCCCTGGACATACCTGCTCCTGTATCCATAACTTTTATATATAGGGTATTGTCCTTCTTGTAAGCACTAAGTTCTATCCTGCCACCCTCTTCTATATGAGCGATTCCATGAACTATTGAATTCTCAACAACAGGCTGCAAGAGGAATGCAGGTACCGTTATACTTGTCGTATCGAGATCATCAGCTATATTTTTGATATACATAAGCCTTGATCCAAATCGCATCTTCTGAAGATACATATAGTCATCGATGATGCTGATCTCCTGGGACAATGATACAAACTGCGAACTGGTCCTTAGATTATATCTAAAAAGATGTGAAAGGCTCTTAATCATCTTGTTGGTCGTTTCTGCATCTTCAAGTTCTGCCATTCCGGATATAACATTTAGAGTATTAAAAAGAAAATGCGGATTGATCTGGCTCTGCAAAAGATCGAGTTTGGCAAGGCCAAGCTGCTTCTCTATTTCCAGTTTCTCCATCTCTTCTTCATGGATACGGTCAGTCAGTTCCTTATTCTCTTTGAGAGTAGTTATATGCTCTGACATGGCATGCTTCATAATATTGAAGGTATCTACAAGTTCTCCTATCTCGTCCTCATTGGACACCTTGATATCCTCTTTATCAAATCTTTTCTCAGAGATATCATGAACACCTCCGGCCAGCATCTTGAGCGGCCTTGTAACAGTTGTCGACAGAAGTCTTCCAAAAGCGATAGTAAGAAAAAGAGCTGCAACGCTTATAACAACGAGAACAAACGGAAGCCTGTCTATAATAACCTCTTTCATTGAATACAGAAGGCTTCCCTCTTTGACAGTGATCTTGGTAAGATCCTGAATATATGAGTAGATGCAGTTCTGCATGTCATAAAGATCATAGATCTTCTGATTGAGCTCTCCCATCAAGACCTCATCAAGAACCTCATTTCTCTGAGATTCATAATAGTCGTAGGCATTGATGATCCTCCAGGTTCTTGCATATCTCTCGGATCCTATATCCCTGTACGAATAGGGAAGCCCTGTGATACAGGCTCTTGTATGAAGGCATGCCTTCTCATAATTTTCTTTGTTGGTATCTATATCATTTCGAATATATTTTTCCAAAGCTGCATTCTCTTCTTCAAATGCAGTCTGTACATTAACACATTTGCTAAGATCAGATTGAACCTTGCCTAGGCCTTTTACTGATCCTCCGATTATAAACATGTTGAAGACACCTACCGCGATCACTATAGTTATGATGGTAAGTGAGTATATCCTTGTTTTTCTTTCAATT encodes:
- a CDS encoding potassium channel family protein; translation: MKYNSFVVFGLGKFGQAIADKLLESGADVMVVDNDEDIIEQYSAKATSAIEADLTDPTAIKALGISNIDCAIVSMGMSLEASIICTMVSKECGVKWVVAKAGSERMGTVLKKVGADEIIYPEEESGIRTAKRLIASNFLEYFDISNELCLVEMAPKDKWVGKTLKELNLRKKYGVNVIAIKDGIVKESIDPDEPLKAENPLIMILHKNNLPKLDKGIML
- a CDS encoding TRAP transporter substrate-binding protein, with product MAKDLFSYNKIRIFVCIVLILGFVSGLIMGCGKTDTGDDVLPQYRTICEEYKDVNPKYVFSYAENQAKDYPTSLGAFRFAYLVHERSKGRIQIRVYTDSELGDEPDLVRELTRGGLDFIRASMSGLTEYNDEANVLVMPYLYKDADHMWKVLDGDIGQEIMDSFDGTGMVALSWYDAGVRNFYSDEPINCLEDMSGKVVRIQDSDIMDDIIKSIGAIPYPTMFDEVYSALQTGRVDIAENNLSSYESMEHYKVASYYIVDEHTRIPELQLISQTTYDKLTDEEKDIIVSCARESAMYERQLWKEREEVSLERVMDGGCHIIYLSDEEKERFKKAVEGVYEKYCSDYMDLINRIQEY
- a CDS encoding TRAP transporter large permease, translated to MTINTTAIALLLISFLVMVFLRFPIAYSVAISSLLCLAYQGLPLATLSQQMIKGISSFSLMAVPFFITMGVLMGSGGISEKLLNLADACVGWMTGGLAMVNIVASYFFGGISGSAAADTASLGSLEIPMMVDRGYDKDFSTAVTISSSVEGMLVPPSHNMVIYATTAGGLSVGSLFLAGYLPGALLAVCLMVGSYIISKKRHYPKGEKFSLKRLGREFRTSIWALSAILIVVVGVVAGVFTATESAAIAVIYSLLVSIYVYKGITWKGVWKVIDSCIDTLSIVLILIATSNVFGYCLTTLHVPEIAAKAITGVSSNPYVIALLLNVILLVLGMIMDMAPIILISTPILLPIATSIGIDPIQYGIMLVLNCGIGLLTPPVGAVLFIGSAIAEEPMEKVVKAQLPFYVMMIIALILITFVPAISLVIPNLLGY
- a CDS encoding TRAP transporter small permease; its protein translation is MPEIFNRLRKIEPIYQLVYKIFLNICKILLVADILITSWIVLARYITAIPAPNWGEELILTLMAYMAVLSAALAIKRNAHIRMTSFDRYLPKNMIVALDLVADVAVLILAIIMLVIGWEYALSIGAKGTYISMPWLSKFWMYFPVPLAGIAMIFFEIERIVLDIERFFTKEVKA
- a CDS encoding TRAP transporter substrate-binding protein; this encodes MRKKLFSALMSASIAVAMMSGCGLNAPAQTEGSQGTSQEVKENTEDTNVSEEQSEYEVNEAAAADPAVTLTMAEVNPIEGTICGAMDTKFKEAVEAMSGGSITIDLQGSGVLGVEADILDGMLGGTGTVDICRISAFALNSYGCDKATLLSLPYTFQDRDHFWTFANSDLAQDFLNQSSEIGLGVKGLYYGEEGFRHFFTAPDKPISSPEDMKDMKIRVSNDPVMTAMVQNLGATPSPVSMSEIYQSLQNGTIDGAEQPTANYKSNSFDEVGPNLTMDGHTLGAMMTIITEKSWGELTENQQQVILDAGKIASDYCREVSEQKENEVLEQLKADGRTIIEVEDKTPWQEACKPIVEQYATGDLADIYQQILDMAK
- a CDS encoding response regulator transcription factor, which encodes MYKILIADDEMIERMVLRKKLIDNFKDRCEIRVAENGREVVDKFRQFEADLLILDIEMPGMNGLEAAEAIRKMGSDCSIIFLTAFNEFDYAKKAISVHALEYLLKPCDDKELVLSVEEAMRVSILKKSSSQIESYEEGSRSQASTADAILRYIEDHYGEELSVQVMADKFAYSEVYFCRLFKQHFGESFISFLTDYRIKKAVELLKTTGMSVKEIGKKVGYEDSNYFTKVFKRVMKALPSEYRTTDQ
- a CDS encoding sensor histidine kinase, producing the protein MNVAKKLWLRLSIERKTRIYSLTIITIVIAVGVFNMFIIGGSVKGLGKVQSDLSKCVNVQTAFEEENAALEKYIRNDIDTNKENYEKACLHTRACITGLPYSYRDIGSERYARTWRIINAYDYYESQRNEVLDEVLMGELNQKIYDLYDMQNCIYSYIQDLTKITVKEGSLLYSMKEVIIDRLPFVLVVISVAALFLTIAFGRLLSTTVTRPLKMLAGGVHDISEKRFDKEDIKVSNEDEIGELVDTFNIMKHAMSEHITTLKENKELTDRIHEEEMEKLEIEKQLGLAKLDLLQSQINPHFLFNTLNVISGMAELEDAETTNKMIKSLSHLFRYNLRTSSQFVSLSQEISIIDDYMYLQKMRFGSRLMYIKNIADDLDTTSITVPAFLLQPVVENSIVHGIAHIEEGGRIELSAYKKDNTLYIKVMDTGAGMSRDKVDELNAKSISVTQEHAGIGLYNVQKRINSLYNDSEVIVESTMNKGTTVTICIRY